The genomic stretch GGGCGCCTGGAACACAGTATCTCAGCAACCAGCTGAAAATAGCGTCCGGAAGCTAAATTATTCCTTAGGAGTCGCCAGCCCTGCAAACCCATCTCTTCTCATTCACATATTTAATTTCTGTTCAGGGACTGAAAGCTTTTTGGAGCTGGGTCTATGCAAATTGCAAACAAGGGAGGAGAACTTGAAGCTGGAGTAGAAACAGGGCAGCTAGCTACAGTCTACGAGGAAGGGGCTTTTTGCCTGCCACATATGAGATGAACGGACATGGAGGCAGATGGCCACTGGTGTTCTGGAGTGGCAAAACCCTGATGTCTGGTACGGGGGTGTCTTTTGTTCTGCCACCCTACCTGAGCTGCACTGTGTTAATGACAAGAGGCCTGTCTGCCATTGCTACGTGACTGTATGTATTATTGATTCCTAAGCAGAGAGGTAATGTGATCACAGGTGGCTAGCTGACTGACAGCTGCTTCTTTGTTGTGGATTGACAGGTGTATCTAACATGCACGACTCCATGTTTGCTGCCCTTCATGCCATTAAGACACCCACTTACAGTGGAGTTTAGTCATGCTGAGAACCTCCCCCGCTCAGTGCACCAGTGACTTCACCCAAAGTGGCAGCCATGCACCTCCCTGTTCCAAAGGTCACCCTCAGGTTAAAACCCCTTCACTGTGTTGTTTACCTTTTGACCCTCACTCTGCTTGGGCAGAGAGAGCAGAACAGGGTGGATCACCGGTTCTCTAGTCAGTATCAGATTCTCCCCTTGCAGGGGAAGGTTGCAGACACTGCAGGCGAATTTACACACCCCAATCAAATGCTATTACCTCAGAAAATCAAGACCCACAACCACATTTCTAGGTTTGTTATTTCCTGCCAAACGCTTTAAACACATCAGACAGGACCTGGTGATGGCACTTTAAGCTGCCATCCCACAAAAGCCTGCTTCTGATTTCATCGAAATGCAAAGCCAAAGTCAGACTCACTGAGtgtgtttaggtttcagagtagcagccgtgttagtctgtatctgcaaaaaagaacTTTCTTTCTCTTCGGGCTTTCCAGATCATTCCCTGTAAGGGTGCAATACTGCAACTAACTGCACGTGTCTGTATCACTTTTCATTCAGCCAAGCTGCCTTAAAGAGTTTATTTATAGAGATCATTCATCCACCACTCAGGCATgctcacctctggggtgggaggttACAGCTGTTTATATACAGCAAGGGGCAGGGCCCAGTGTGGTTTCAAGCAGAAAGTGAAGtacattagaacataagaacggccatcctgggtgTGATATTATGAGTGTAATATAGTATCtcatgcattcaatgaagtgagctgtagctcacgaaagcttatgctcaaataaattggttagtctctaaggtgccactagtcctccttttctttttgataatatctcattgaaaggtgacagggccagaaagagttaattaactcacagactgacctgacccatggccaAACTTGAGAGACGTTAGGAAGATACCTaaaatgaatagagctttgaaatgcaagcctgtattgttagagatagaagggtagatgtttgttcaggtcttgtgatgtaagccaacaagtcttgtctatagctttgattcaaagatcaaaagaagTATTAgtatttaggaagacacttgaggGAAATTGtattattgtctatatgtctctttgaaggttgtgtgtgtaacctgtatctgaactgtttaatgcaTAAATTACCCTGTGCCAATTGCCATgatgtttggaagaaggaaagttaagcctattgttttctcaggccaaaaagctgctggaaatgtataaaaaccttgggacacgatccttcttcagctcagatctgctttgggtttcaagagggggaaaccttaagccataaggattgagatccccagtcactgactggagtcaccctgaatatggacattggactataacctatggactatttctaaaaggacttttggcaactacaagctcatctctgccgtgtatctgaacctcaagaattgaactcaggactgtctgtatattgatcttttaaccaacactctctctctcttttcttttttaataaattttagtttagttaataagaattgactatAAGCGTGTATTTTGGGTAATATCTGAGTTATCATTtggcctgggtctggggcttggtcctttggggtcaggagaaccttttcttttatttgatgaaataagattttcagaatttatcattATGTTTGACGTGTATCTGGagggaggcctgaggctgggtactttaagggaactgcattatttggacgTCTGAGTACCCAGGGAGGTGCTAGAGAagctgttttgggctggctgggtaaatctaagtattggaatatccaccagcgtttggggtttgtctgccccgttTTGTttgttcaccctaattgagtgacctcagctggctcccacgggcagcaccgtcaaactgggtcagaccaaaggtccatctagcccagtatcctgtcttctgacagtggccaaggccaggtgcttcagagagaatgaacagaacaggtcatcatgcCTCACGTGGACACcaacaaatacatagctggaattaGTCTGCCTCACCCGTgtattagtattgttaaaataggtatcaGAGTTATAAAAGTGTGCTTAGTGTTTAGACCTGGGTTAGTCAATTATTTTTGCCAAGGTCCAcgtttcttggtcaaggtatagtcaaggtccggTCCGggctccagagaaacatttttcacaccaaGTGTCACTGTTCAACGAACAATACAATTCTATGTTATATACCCTATTGCttatatttttagtgcattaaatgaaaaataaaatcaaaccactgTATAACCTAAAAATAACCTCCAAGAAAGATGTAATAAATTACATCTGAGACTTTGAGAAAATAcatagagaaaaaagaaaaggagtacttgtggcaccttagagactaaccaatttatttgcatttatttagtatgcatccgatgaagtgagctgtagctcacgaaagcttatgctcaaataaattggttagtctctaaggtgccacaagtactccttttctttttgcgaatacagactaacacggctgttactctgaaacctgtcattatacataGAGAAAATGTCAAATCGATGCAAACATTAGCATTAAAACACTTTCAGACAACTGTTTTAAGTTTTGAATGTGTTTTGTCAAATAAGACTATTGTAGGCATATATGTATATAGAGAGATAGAAAAACATATTTGAAACTTTCAAGCCTTTTGTGGTTTATTTAATAAGTATCAGAGTATGAAAGAAAATAACACTTAGTACACATGAACTCTTTATCTTTTATGATTCAAGTCTTTCCAATAACAAATACACATCCACTtacatgtattaaaaaaaaaagaatcatgaATAATTACTGTGAAATACCTGTTAAAACTGCAGTATCACTattgaaaatgtaattttatacagcagtacaaatttaaaataaaatatgcgtGAATAATGTATGATTATACTGCTCGTCATCGGTGGGGAAAGTGATAGGTCCTCTGCTGGACAAGAGCCTTGAAGTCTGGAGTGAGTTCACTCAATGCAAGAGAAGGCAATTGCACAGATGATTATCAGTCAGAACAGAGCGATTACGGGATTTCATGTTGTTCGTTGTTGAGAATGCTGATTCACACACGTAGGTCGAGCCAAACATAGTCAAAATGTTAGacaatgcatccgacgaagtggggattcacccacgaaagcttatgctccaatacgtctgttagtctgtaaggtgccacaggactctttgccgctttttcCAAATGTTAAATGCCACCTACCTCAAGTGTGGAAAGTTTCAGCTGTAGTTTCAGCATGCTGCACCCTTAGCACTTCGTTGGCTTGTAAATCAGTAAACTCCTGCTTTAGTTTTGCTTTTTCAAACATCAGGAATGGATGCTTTTGCTTGATCAGACTAAGTGCCATTTGCTTGTACCACGAATGGATTCCTGACACGCAGGAAGATGTTGTGAATGCTTTCAGATTCTGGAACCCTCTGCAGGAAGTTTTGAAGAAGTCTGTCCAGAGATGATGCCACCCGAGTAACGTCTGCAGTGTCCCAGCAGCTCAGCAGGGTAGGGAAATGCAGCATCTCTCCAGGTTCCAAATCACTTTTGAAGAGACtcagtttgttttgaaatgagGGGACACTACTGTGGAGATCCATTATGTTGTGATTTTACCCTTGTAGCTTTAAGTTGAAATCATTTAAGTGGCCTGTCAAATCAACAAGGAAGGCCAGAATGCTCATGCTTGCGGCATCCCTCAAAACCACATGTAACTCTTCTGCCTTTTTCCCTGGAATGTTATGTAGATATTCTTCCACATGAACTCGAATTTCCCACAGCCTTCTTAGTAGTtgccctctgctcagccagcagATGTCATTATGAACCAACAGGTCATCATAATTGGCAGATACTTCTGAAAGAAAGCTTTTGAACTGTCTTTGTTGCAGTGATGACTTGGACCGAAGGAAGTTGACAAGTTTAATCACCATTGACAATACAGTTGCATACTCATTGCTAAGCTTCGCTCAAAGTTCGGTTTGGTGAATTACACAGTGATAGCAAATCAAATTGGGGTtcagatcttgcaggtgtttcaCAAGTCCTCTGCAAGTGCCCATCATGGCAGGAGCGCCATCTGTTGCAACTGACACAATCTGAGTTACGTCAAGACCTTCATTAGACAAAACAGTTTGAACAGAATTAAACAAATCTTTGCCTAGCGTGCAACAGTTATGCAGTATAAAGGTCAACAACTCCTCCCCAAAATTCTCTCCATCAAAAAAATGGGCATACAGTGCTAGGTGCGCTGTGTCCCTGATGATATGGGACACTTCAACGGCCACGGAAAATTTTCCCATTTGCTGTTTCATACACAATTGCTTGAAAAAGTCTTGTGCCATCAACTCAGCGTGCCTAATAGCTGTTGTGTCTGAGAGCGGCAGTTGTCTGAAGGCGTCAACAATGTCTTTCTTCTCTGCAAAAAAGGATTTCAGCTGTAGTAACCATGCACTGCTTAATAACGTCTGCATCTGCAAAAGGTTTTCTGTGTTTTGCCATTATCCACACCCACCGCAGTGATGCTCCAGTTGCCTTTTCCTAAGCACAAGTAGCCTTTGAAATAGTATCAGTGCTCAGGAAAAGGCAACTGAAGCATCACTTGCCTTCAATATGTATCCTTCAATGAAGCGATCTTGTCTGATCTTCATTGGGAGCCCAGTGGATATTTGTGGTCAAAATCGATGTGCTTCATTTCGTAGTGCCGTTTGAGGTGCCCACATTTAACAACAGCCACAGTCTCTGTACAAATTAAACATACTGGTCGACCCCTTGGACGTGGtggtaaaacaaaacaataagcGTCGATCCACTTTGCTTCAAACGAACGGTTCTCGGTGTcaactttccttttctttgctgCCATGTGTAAACACAGGTGTGAAAAGGGCTGGAGGTGGGACGACCTTGGCTCACCTTTGCTCCTCCTGCagttcacccccccacacacacaggcccgggagaggggctgcagggagggagaggagcaggcccAAGAGCCCTCCCCTTGTCGCAGGAGCGGAGGACAGGGAAGCGCGAATCTGCCGCAAGCCACCAAACTCTGTGCCTTCTCCTACCTGGAATGGggcctgctggggcaggggggcgagCAGAGCCCGTTTCCCACAGCAGCCCTGATTGGCGGCCAAGGataaagcagccaatcagaggaggCTTCCCCAAGAGAGGCGGGAAATatacccccgcccccagcagctgAGGGGGAATTGTGGTCGCGACCCCGGGGAGCCATTTTGGAttttgatgggggagggggtcattGCCGGGAGCCAAGgggggcgtggcccagccccgcccccgcctgcCCTGAGTTCTGCTCCCACCCTGGCCCTGTGCCTTTCCCGCATGCGCGCTAGGCTCGCTCCCCTGACAGGCGCGGGAGGGGGGGGTCGCTCTGTGATGAGGTCACAAGCCGGCGCCGGCCGGAAGCGGAAGTAGGGGAGGAAGCGGCGGCTCCGTTTTCTCTCCCAGCCGCGCCATGGCGCCGCGGAGCTCACGTCACACGGGCTCGCACAAGGCGCACTCCCTGGCCCGCCAGTGGAAAGCGAAGCGGCGGCGCCGGGACCTGGACCAGATCCACGGGGACCTGCGGCCGGACAACGCGGCCAGGCTGCTGCACCAGGAGCCGGACCCCGACATGCCCGGGAGCGCGCAGCACTACTGCCTGCACTGCGCGTGCgtgagagtgggggggggcattgcgtgtgagggggggggggcggctgcggCGTCCAAAtggcccctcccgcccccccggtCTGTCTGCCCCTCCCGCTACCCGGGCTCGTGCTCCTGCCTCCGCGGGGGGAGCCCAACTGCCGTGGGGCCCCGGGGCTGCCCGTGGCCTGCGGGGTGTGAGGGGCGTGTTCCCAGGGCCCAGTCCCCTGGGCTAACCGGGAAGAGGCTCCcgggcctgcctgcctgccttcccccATGTTTGTACAGCGGGGCCCCGGGGCCGAATACTTAACTTCATCAGGCCCCTTTCCCCACCTTCTGATAGAAACAGTGATTGGTCAGTAATGACCTTTGGTATCCTGAGCCTTCAGCTCTGTCTTCGGTCTGAGCCTGCAAAGCCTCCTGTTTAGTTCTTAGCTTGACGCTTTCACGGAAAGGGCAGGATTGTTTTCAACTGCCTGAACGTCTTTCTTCTCTCCCGACAGGCGATACTTTGTCGATTTGAATAGCATGAAGGAACATTTCAAATCTAAAGTTCACAAAAGAAGGTAATGTAAATTCTGTTGTGAGGGCATATTTTTCTTAGAAGCCTGTTagcatgaagaaaaaaatctgatttatttggggttcttATGAATAAGAAATCCCCCACTCCCTTTTCCTTTCAAAAAGTTACTTGAAAAATCTCTtttcccatctcttctccccaccccaccagtctTCATGGCTTCTTAAGTCTTCTAAAGATAGTGTAATTCCGCTAGTGGCTGAAAGTGTCCATTTAGTCACAGAACAGGTGGTGCAGCAATGATAGCTTTGCCACTGCTGTTTTTCAATCCCACTCTGAAATTTGAGTACCTGAGATTTAGTCTAGATGTACCTGGCAATGTCAAGTGCAGCTTTAACTGGTTTCAGTTTGTGGTAGTTTTTAAAGTGCTAGACTTACAGGGGGAACAATAAAGATCACAACCCATGTGCCTCTCttgggtttcttttttcttttttagactgAAGCAGTTGAGTGAGGAGCCTTATACCcagcaggaggcagagagagcagcTGGGATGGGATCCTACATTCCTCCAAAGAAGATAGAAGTACAGACTCAACCGCTTGAGATGGAGGAATCCAGCTGAATAGGGAGGACCAGCAATTGTTCTCCGATCCATTAGAAAGCGCCCTTGTTTAAAGCCCCACTTCGTGGCAGCTTATTTTCTGAGTTCAACAAGTGTCTTTATAAACACTCCCCTTGCAACAAGGCATAAAAATTAACTCAGCTGTTCTCATTAATTCTTCAGCAAGGAGTAGAGCGCTGGCCAGTGGAGACCTTTGGACCCTCTTGGTTTGGCAGATATTGTGCGTTATGTTCTCATTGGCAACATGGACATACAGTGCAGCTAGAGGTCCAGAGAAAGGATGACCAGCGTCCTGGTGATACTGACCTGATTGTTACAGTCTTTTCTCTTTGTGTTAGTATTTTAAGCAGTGGATGCAGCTCTTGAGGAGTGTGACCTCTGTAATCATCCATCAAACTATTTTAATAAACAAGCTGGCAGCTGCTAAATGAGCCATAGAACATTCCTTGCCAGTTTGATCCTGATTGAGTTGTAGGGACTCAGTTTGGAAAATGAGCTGAGCTGAATTGTTAGCAAAAACATCCCTTTCACCATCCAGCTACCTGGACGGGGCTAATCCCACCAGCTTGATTGTTCATTATGACTGTTTGAATTTAATTGGTTGAAGTAGCCTATCCTTTCATTTGTGGGGCACCTAGATAAGAGGTCTGAGCAGCCTCCAGCTTGGTCACTGCTAAATTCACTGCTATATTTATTCTTAATATATTTCCTTTGGCAGATGTTCTAACATCTCAAACAATTTCCTTTCTGCCCTCTTCGAGTGTCTAGTTAACTCTTCCCTGGTATGGGAGGATGACTTACTAAGCTCCTTCCCTTCTCTTCTATCAAGAGGAGTCTGCTGAAAGACATCCCCAACCCAGCTGATCCCAACCTCATCACATTGTTAGGGATGGATACAAATTGCATATGAAACTGTTTAAAACCCACTGACAGTCATTTGATTGCAGGAGATCTCCTTCCAGCCAGGGAGCTGTTTTTGATGAGATCAATAACCTAAGAGGAGGGACATGCAGATTGTAGGCAGAGTCCACATTGACCCACTTTACAAGTAGGGGACTAATAAATTCAGCCCTGTTCCACCAGATGTAGGATACTACTGGTCGGCATGTGCCAATATGCTGCCACAGCATAGTGGGGTACTTGGCTTGAGCCCCTCAAACAGTGAGGCACTTTCTAGAAAACACATAGTCTGTGTTAGGATAATCTCTGGATCTGCAGGGTGGAATGTGGGGAATGCCACTATCTGCTGTAAGTCCCTGCAAAGCAAGTTCAGCTAATGCTGGGCACTGCAGTGCATCAGTGGAAATTAAACAtcttcacttcacttctcttcccctccccccccccccaagggtgGGGAGACCATCTCTCCCACCCCAGGCCTTTGTAATATTTTTCTCACCTGACCGTATATACTCTATTGGCCACATGGATGTGGGGTGGCAAAAGGATGAGACAAGCAGGTCACTTAATATAAAGGGATTTATTTGACAAACACCAAATGATTTCCTCTgttctctcctccccaggtatAAAGGAGGGTGAGATAGATATCAAAATTTAGAAATGCCTTGTATTAACATCTAGCCTTCCCTGTTAGCAGCATAAACCTAGCAAGCAGGTCGCAGCTGTAGAAATGTTCAGAGAGGTGATGGGTGTGAAGATTAGCCTGATGCTGTCTGAGAAGGTGAAGTGTACCTGTccctggtgggtgggaggagacATGTACTAATCTCTCCATGACAGTGTCCTCGCACAATTGCTGCAATTAAGTATTTAATGTCAGCCAGTCTGGACTTCTTGAAAAATCCCCCTTTCTAATCTGTACTTGAACAGCATGATTTAGGTCCCAGCCATCTCATTGTGCGCATTGTTATATAACAGCAATCGGCAATGACCTTGTTCCAGCTTGTTTTGCTATCCTATGATGCACCGCTCCTAGCTGAGCTGGGCGGGGGGAGATGATGATAAAAGGGCTCAGTCAACCATGTGTAACATCCTCTCTCGCTGTCAATGCAGCGCATTCCGCCTGTCATACCCCATCACATTGGTTTAGAGAGGGGGACACAAGTGCAGCCAGTGATGTGGAAATTGCTGTCTGGAAACCTCTTGTTGGAAATCTCATAAGCCAGGGTGACTAGTAAGCTACCAAGTTGGATTCTACTCCTGGCCTGGGAGGATGCCTTCTAGCCTTTCAGCCTCAGTTCCTGCAGATCCTACTTTATGATCTCACTTCTGTGTAAAGTGGGAGACATCCCACTGAAGTTTAGATTCCAGCCTCCCGTATGGAAGTAGGTTCCCCAGCCTTCTGTCATGAGCTCTGGTAGAGCTGCAGGGAGAAGTTCTAGCCTTTCATTTAGTAGCTTAGTTGCATGTACTGGAAGGGTGGAGCAAGGACAGGTGCTGGGGTGGTCAGTGGACGGGGTAGGACTTCCCAATTAAAATCCATTGGCCCAAACTGGTATAACTCCATGAGAAACTCTGGAAGGGGTGTGACAGCTTCACCTACTCAAGGTCTCTGGACAGCAACTACAGTGAGAGGCTAGGAAAAGCAAGACAGGCCAGAGAGCATGTACCGAGCGATCCCTTTCAAGCCAGCACAAAGCAAGTTAGGAGATGCTTCTTGCTACCCTTTTAGCATGGGTCCAGGAGAGCAGCGTGAGGGAAGCCTGTGACTAACCTTCCATTACAGACCAAGGAAGGAGAATGTAGCTGGCCCTAGTGTGAGAGCAGGACTGGAGAGTGATGCTGTTTGTACCTAATGGATGTCCCCTGTGCCCCAGAGTGAATGCCAGTGCCCAAGACCTGGTCCCCACCACCATCTCAGAGCTGCAGGAATCTCCTTCGCTCTGGAGCACTCCATCCACGCAGCTGAGCCTCATGGTTCTGGTGGGGTTCTAACTGGGTCAGTCATTTGGCGGACACTGTAGTAGGACAGACTTAGCCCCATGATGGCCAGGAATAGAGCCAAGTGATTCACCAGACGGTCTTTAGGTTTGGACTCCAGCCCCTTGGCCAGCTGCATCTATGAGAGGAGAAAGGCAGCTTTTTAGAACAGGTGAGGCAGATGGTCCCAGCAGATTGAGGGGAGAGGAACTTGATCGTCTCAATGCTTGAAGGACAAGGGAAGCCTGTCTCCCATCAACCCCTGTGGGTTGTGAACTTGAAGAAACCCCATATTCCTTGTGGATGGCAGGAGTCTGTATCCAGTGATCTGCACCAATTAGAAATGGCTGCAGTTATATCTGCAGTGCAGGCTTTCCTTTAGCTAGGGGCCTGCCACAGGGGACACCTTTCCTGGTATGCAGACAGCAAGGAACACCAGCTGACCATTCCTGGCTAATACGCAATCATGTCCATTCAAAGCCGCCCCAGGAAATCTTAGAAAGTGTTCTCCATGCACGGCTCCCTGGATGATGGGATTTAATATGCGAGTGGCAGGTGCTGTCACTTCTGACCAAGAGGCTGTCTGTAAATTCTTCAACTCTATGCTCTAGCGGAGTGAACCCTGTTGCTGAATATATCTAGGCATCGCTGCCCTTCTGTGTGGAACCATTATCTCAGCCCTAGTGACTGTGCTCCAAATTAAGAGCAGATCAGGGTTTCTCTTATGCTACAGTGAAAGGTGTCTGTTTCTCAGCTGTGTTCTCATTTGGGATGGGGAATCCAGGCCCCTGTGgccctgagatcagaatctgggtcTGAAATGCAGCCTGCCCATTTTGATAACCAGCTCTTCCAAAAGAGAGATTTTCTGTGGTGCAGTGTCCTAAGTGGCAAGGTGgaggagaacagacagacaaagcctaCAACAGTTTTCACAGGAATGGTTCTGTCCCTTTCAAAGTGGGGATTTCAGGAACAATAACCATCTGCTCTGCAGGTGCTGCCAGTGAAGCCATAATAATGCCCTATGGGGAAGGCGTTACCCTGCACTTTACCAGCTGAAATGCTGACTTGTTAGAGCCAGCCCCGTTCCTTACGTGGAGCCCTTTAGGCAAATGCCCCTCCGTTCTGCTCCTGTGAGCAGAGCTCCTAGCCTGAAGCTAGCAATCTGAAACCTGCATACACCTGGTGGGTGGGTGATTGCCACTTTCCTCCCCACTCACGCTCATGGCCTCCCAAGGCAGGGCTTGCCATCATACACACTATGCCCCCCGTAGAGCAGGTGCAGTTAGATCTCAGCGCCACTGATGATGCCCCTGGTCCCACTATGCCCCCATCAGCAGCATGGCTGCTTAAAAGCGGAAAGTTCAGTTGCAACTCCACTCTGAGCTATTAGCTCCatagggagagggagagggagtcTGCCGCTGCATCCTACAGCCAGTCGCTGGCGGAAATGGGAATGGAGCCCAGGAATGCTGGTTCCCagtcccttgctctaaccactagcccacgTTCTTTAAGCTGCTCTGAGTCTTATTCTCTTGCTGGAGCGGTGACTAGCCGGGGCAGGACCGTGACTGTGCCTGCCTGTCTGCATAAGGCTGTGTGCTTGGGATGGGTTGAAGGAGGAATCGGCAAACTGGCCTTATCCCGGCCACTGCTATGGACAGCAGAGAGCAGTTCCTTCTCCTGCGTGATGCTGCATGATCAGTGCTGCAGGGACATTTGCTCTCCGCTCACGTGTGTCTACGCAGTGTCCTAAGTAGGGCATCGCCGCTCAGGTGGCACAGAGCGTGCCTGGCACCCATGGAGCCAGCGTGGGCAGGCTCAGGCCTGCCTGAGGACGAGCTGatgaggcaggggcagggcagccccgtgagggtggggggaggcattaGCACCTCAAATTTTGATCTGTCGGAGCTGGGCAGCGATTGCCACTGCAACTGGGTGATTGAGGCAAAGCGGCCTTGGCACAGCTATGGGCCCCGTACCTGTAAGTGCAGCTGCTCACAGAGCTATAAGCTGGGGGCCGGGGATGGCTCAGCAGGGCTGAGATGTGCAAAATGCCTGGGACCCATGGGCGCAAATCACAGCAGGCTCAACGCACTGTGAAGTCAATCAGAGGAGTTGGAGGTAGTTTAGTGGGTGTGGGCCCACCAAGTCCTGGCTATTCCGCGTGGACTCAGGCTCTGTTCAGAAGAGCGGGCAGTTGCTCCAACATCCTTGATTAAAATGTCCCCTCTCCTAACGGTGTGGCAGTtggctgcctccctctcccccagaagAG from Eretmochelys imbricata isolate rEreImb1 chromosome 19, rEreImb1.hap1, whole genome shotgun sequence encodes the following:
- the ZNF593 gene encoding zinc finger protein 593; the encoded protein is MAPRSSRHTGSHKAHSLARQWKAKRRRRDLDQIHGDLRPDNAARLLHQEPDPDMPGSAQHYCLHCARYFVDLNSMKEHFKSKVHKRRLKQLSEEPYTQQEAERAAGMGSYIPPKKIEVQTQPLEMEESS